A region of the Pelecanus crispus isolate bPelCri1 chromosome 1, bPelCri1.pri, whole genome shotgun sequence genome:
CATGGCAGTAGGAACAGTTTCTTTATGACCTACTTCTGCCCTCACAGGCTGGACCTGTGTCCTCACTGCCATGCAGCTTgtgtcccatcctgtccccttggctgtcCCTACAAGCTGAGGCAGACCCTTCCTTTCAGCTTCCCTCCATATGTGCTGTGTCTCACTTCATGGTTTGTACAATGCAGAAATTATCAATACTAGCAATAGCAATGCAGCTATTACTTAAAATGCACCACTGCACAGGCTGACAccaaacactgaaaactgaGGAGCACAATCAACAGGTAACACAATTTGTCTCCTTGTACTTTGGTACTTTCTCTCGTTAGGTATTGTTGACTCTAGCTCAGCTCTGAGCAGGGGTAAATGACTGAGAAGCCATACCCTTTTCAAAATGTAGTCCTTCTGAGCTAATTGGTAAAGTGTAATGAGCTTGTGAAAACAAAGGCACTAGAAATAATTCAAAGCGAGAGACAAGCTCAGACAGAGCAAGGTAATGTTCTGCAAATCCCTCTCATCTTCTGAAGGGGAGCGCAGCCAGCACCAACATGGGGTGAGTTAAAAACACACCCAGATTGAAGCCATCCTCTTGTCTCACTCCCTCCCGGCAGCTGCTCCAAGGAAAGCTTGGCAGCTCAAGTGATAAATTAGAAGAAGAAAGGTTTGCCAGGGTCACGCAGTTGAAGTAAAGTACACTGATGAAACAGTCCATGGAGTTGTTAgcctttttcctgtctttctctttATACAGACTTTGTTTCAGACTGGTCTCCTTTACATGATGCCTCTATCCGTGGGAGTCTGCTTACTCTGAAGAAACTCATCAAACAGGTACCCTTCTGCTGGATTTGTTCAGTTGTTGAATGCAGTTTATGCTTTACTGTGAAACCTCCAGGGTGAGAAAATCATGTTGTCTAGAATGCAATGAAATCTGCatgtaacagattttttttttttttctacaagcaGTTCCTTGCCTAGCGCAAACTCTGTGCACTAAGCTGACAATGTATCAAAATATCCTGGGTCATTCTTTAATGCTGGTGTAGGTAATGGGACTCTGGTCGCTGGGATCTCTGGGTGGCTCGGGGATaccttctgcagctcctgcacctgCGAGCAGTGTTTGGTGCCCCAGGTTGAGGACAGCTCTGGACCCAGGCAAGGCTGCGGTTCAGGCTTCAATTCAGCCACCCACACATCTGTTCCTGAAGTGCCTGAGGGTATCTGGGGcccctgctcccactgcagaAGGGCACGGCTAGGGAGAAGCGATTTCTGAACCTCACTGCTCCATTTCCTCAAAATTCTTGGAAAGTTGAAGACTCTTCCAGCTTAACATTCTGGAGCACCAAGATTGCCTGAAACAAAAGATCCTGTAGAATCAAATCAGTGGTTTCTAATGCAGGGGTTGGCTTTCCTTCAGAACATGACACACTCTGACCAAAGACCAGAAAACAcctcaaaaacatttcaggattTGATCCAGTCAAACAACCACAGACTCGGCAGACAGGAGGTCAGAATGCTTGAACGGTGATGCAAAAAGGCAGCAGTCATGACCCTGCCAAGAACTCTACtagcaatttttaatttttttttttttttttatttcagagtttgTTATTCATGGTGTACTAGAAATAAAATCATGCTGAGTTCCTAAAAGGATGTCTGTATTGTTCCATCATTCAGTCTACTGCCCAGAGCTTTCTGCACCGATTAGCAGTGTGTAGAAGGCATGACCTCTGGTACACTGTGCCAATATCCACTCCAGCCAAAGCACTGCAGCCTCTTTCTCTGCTTACCTATTGAGATGAGCACCTCCAGGCAGTTGAGGAAGGTGTCATTGCATGAAGCTTTAAAGGTCATTATAGAAAggcttgggggttttttgtttgtatggGCTTTTGGTAGTTGGTTGTGATGACATTTTCTATTAATTCATCAGGGGAGTGATGTGAATCTTGTTACAGCAGACCAGGTGTCTCCTCTCCATGAAGCCTGCCTAGGGGGTCATGCTGCTTGTGCCAGTGTCCTATTAAAACACGGTGCTCAGGTGAGTGCCTGATGGACAGACCATTGTCTTCAGTGTTAGTATGTTGTATTATCACTTTTTAATGCTAGGTGATGTACTATTTCATGACAGTGTATCACTGTGATTTACACTCTGTACTTAGCTCTGCTTAAAGCACATATGTTATAAGATGCACTTCTTGATAAAGCAATCCAAAAAGCACAGATATAACCAACAGTTACTATTGTTCTTTAGATGAAGGTGCAGTGTTCTCATAATTTACTGAAAGAATAAGGGGAAGTTCCTCTTGCAAAGGGTTTATAATCCTGTAACAATAAAgggtgcattttattttctgcacacACTAATCCCATTGGTGTCAATATGCACAGTCTTAAGGAGAGGTGTAGAACTGTTAGGATCAACTGACgataaaatgggaagaaaatggaaacaaggtGGAAGTACAATGGTGAAATGGGCATGTCTCATGGCCTCTGATTTTCAAGCTAATGTCGAAATTATagtgaaaaagcaaattaactTGTTATACGTATATTAcctttcagtttttttaaaaaacagaggcTGCCCACTTTCAGCTAAAAATGGACCGTTTCAGGACAGGGCAATGGGCAGGTGTGTTTCAGCTGAGATAACTGAGAGCAACCCCAGAGCAGCACTGACTAGACATTCATTTGCAGGAGAAGAGACTTGGgggcaattttttaaaagatttttttaaggataTTTTTATCAAAAACTTGTAAACCTCAGAAGCAATAGGAAGTTTTGCaaggaattaaataaaaagtattgaGAACCTTACTATTCTGTTGAGAAACTGGATAATTTTAatctattttgaaatactgagaAGATGAACAAAAAGTCtgattgtggtttttttccccccaggtgAATGGAGTTACTGTCGACTGGCACACTCCATTGTTCAGCGCTTGTGTCAGTGGCAGTGTGGCTTGCTTGAATTTATTGCTGGAGCATGGAGCCAGCCTACACCCACCCTGTGACTTGGCATCCCCCATCCACGAAGCTGCTAAGAGAGGTAACCACGTGGGTATCAGTACCCCTTTCATGTTACTAGCAACGTGCTGAAGTGGAAAAAGAGAGATaaagaagataattttcttGATTTGGGTCATGTGAAATACCTTCCTAGCTGGTCTCATCACGAGTGGTGTAGTTCCTCCCACCCCTGATGCTCACTGAGGGCAGCTCGGCTGCACTCTCAGGGCCTCTGAGTTCATGTGGTGACACCTGGAAGGGGTTGCATTGTCCAAGTCAGTTGCCTACCATGTGGACTTCTGAGAGAGACGTCTGTCTATCTTCAAAAGCAGTGCAGAGAAACACAGCGTGATTCATCTCATCTTCAGTAGACATCTGAAATAAGTCAGATAAAATGCAAGGGCTTTAGCCTGTTTTGCTAACAGTGGATTTGCAGCTCCTGTTTTCGAGGTTGGAAACACTGGAGTGGGTGAAAGTATTACACTACAATCTCTCGACAAAACATTGAATCTTTGCCAAATTACACTGCTGCAATAGAGAATTTGCTGAAAAAATGCCTGATCTCTGTGAGTTGACTCTTCCTTTATCCCTTTTAAGGTCATGTGCAATGTGTCGAATTCCTCGCGTCCCGTGGAGTAAACATAGATCAAAACATCAAGCATCTGGGTACTCCACTTTATGTAGCTTGTGAGAACCAGCAAGTGAGCTGTGCCAAGAAGCTGCTTGAGtcaggtaaaaagaaaatttaaggaTGGTGTACTTCCATTTTCCACAACATCTGTCTTTGGATTCTCTTTGCGTCAAAGGTTTAGAGGAACTCCTGCTCTGGGACCTGGAGATGTTTCGCTCTTAATGGCAGCCCTAGGTTAAATGGGGTAGCAGGGTAACCAGGTCTTATTGACCCAGGAACTCAGCTTTACAGCTCCCAACAAAATGATGAGTGATCCTGGATTTCACATGGCCGGTCGTGCCTGGTACAAACACCATCCTTTCCAGTGTCTCTGTGTGTGATGCTGCAGTTATCTGAAATGGTCaggaaaaaatttcctttttttcttttcctccctctttacCGAAAAAATTGGCTCAATCATTTTTACACAGTATTTCTGCAAACATGTTTTAATTCCCACTGAGTTCATAAAAAGTTTGAAACATttccaacacagaaaaatgttcagCACTATGTACTTTGCATCAAACAAACCTAGCTGTAAGTCTAAGCACTTGGATAATTATATAAGACCATTTCTTATTATCTACAGTAGTGCATGTCTTCTAACCAAAGGGGCCATAGAACCTAAAGTAGCCACAGAGCTAGTACAAAACCAAGCAACCAACaaagctgctttggaaaaaaacaagcaaacgtCATGTAGATCACCTTATGCACTATTTAGTGcagtgatctttttttttttggaagaattcaaatacaaattaatcTAATGGTAAATGTTCGGCTattattttctgccattttgttTTTTGCTGCCTTCTATATATAAGAATGAGTAatataaaaacattataaataGTTTTGAATTAGTTCTGCAGCTCACCCTTCTTAGGGTGTTTTAGGAGCCATTAGCTCAGGATAACAGGTGGGGAAACATTCATCAGGGGTGCTTGCTTATATCCTCATCTACCAAGGGCATCTAGAACTTTTCCATCctcacattttttccccaatagaTAGTTTGGCATTCGGAAATCCTACAGGCCTCTGGTACAGAGCAGGTTGAAACCCTGCATGTATTTTAAGGGAAtggggcactgggatggggagcAAAGGTGGGCTATAGATAGAACTACATCTATCTATCTGCTTCAAGATATCCATGGGCTGGGCTGTGGACGAAGGACTTCCCCATGCACTGTTCCTCTGGGAGTATTTTCTTAGTCACAACCCCACTCCTCCTCAACCAGTTTGAGTTGTGTACATGCAAATTATAGTACCAAGCCCCAGCATAAGGAAATCTACCTCTGGGTAGGTGCTACAGCATTTACAGATTATTCAGAGAAATAGCAGCTAGTGCAGGGAATGGAAATAGGCTACTGTATAGCCATTATTCTTTGTCATTATTCTTTGTCATCTCTTGGTGTTCAGGAGCAAATGTGAACAGCGGCAAAGGACTGGACTCCCCTCTGCACGTGGCCGCCAGGAATTGCAGTGTGGAGCTGGTGACACTGCTGATTGACTTTGGAGCAGACATTTGGGTGAAGAATGCCGAAAGCAAGAGGCCAATGGAGCTGGTTCCACCCGGCAGCCCTGTGGGCCAACTCTTCCTGCAGAAAGAAGGTGCCCCTTAgtgcttgttttatttattcactcGGGATTCGTTAGGcaaaaaacacacaaactgCTGCAAAAGGCTATGCTATTCCATGATACAAACTCTACAAAACTGAGGATAACTAAGCATACCTCCATTCGCTAACATATGGACACTATGTTTTCTAGTGTCAGAATATAGTGGCACACTAATAAGGATAATGGTAACAATAACCCATCTTTCAGCCTCCAGGCTGTGAGTCTACTGCATCGGGGAGAAGTCGTATGGAGCTTGCAATATAATGCAAAATAGAGTTTAGGatgaaaaaacaagcaaaattctCCTTAGGTATTAATGGTGGCTTTTTCTGATTACCTAAAGCACTGAAGTCAGTTGGAGTCTCTCAGTTCCCTTGTTTCTGAGACAGGAGTagacccaggagtgtttctggAGCATGCCAACAAATGCGGGCAGAAAATCACCTCTGATGGGAGTTGAGGCTAGCTGGTGAGCTCTAGGACTGAGATCTTTGGTTATACAGTATGCTGGCGGGCAAGTACATGCCAGATACTGGTCTCAGCATCAATGCAAAATTGCAACCAGAAAATGTTTAATGTAtgtgatactgaaaaaaaacccctgtattGAAACACTGATCTTCTAGTTCTTTGCCTTTTACTTTTATTGTTTGCCAAGATCTTATGCAGGTGCAAAATTATCTTTAACATGAAAGACTCTGTATTAGGTTCTTTAGACTCTATATTAGGGTTTTTTGTGGCGATTAAGAAAAATTGCACAAGAATGATAtaatgaatatatatatgtatgtacatttATAAACtaggctttttttaaaggccaGCATTATGTGCTGAATAATCCAGCAGTATCAAACTGTAGGCTTAACCCTTAGGAAGTGCTTATTTTGTACATTTAAGTTAAATATTTCCagatctattttattttcttggttaTGACTACTTTAATGAATTACGGAGAGAAATCTTACTTATGAATCTTCAGGAAAATTAGAATACAGTCTTTTGTGTCTGATTGTTGGTGTACTTGTGTTCTTCTTTAGATGTTCTCATTCAGTCAGAAGACTATGTACACtactaaataattttcattattttaaacaagttgCTGATGGTGTGGTCCATGACTTTATTATTCCAGTAACATGTTGATGTGATTGTTGTCATGAACAGATTTACACCAAGGTAAAACCGGAATAATAAAACGATGGATCAGGCCCTATTTGAAATAGGAACACGAAAATAACAGCTTGAAAACAACTGTGCTGTGCATGTTATGTATGAgcaacagctgtgtggtgtcCCAGCCTAATCTCTGGTGCACAGAGTGGTGATCTTTTTGAGCTCCAATCCCTGCTGTGTTAGACTGCTGACTCCTATGGCACTGCGTGTGTCCTGTTTATTTGAGATAGAAAACCATTTCAGGCACACCCTGTGGAGCCAGCCCAAGAAACGCTGCTCAGGCTGAGCTAACACCTTGGGCAATAAGGAACTTTTCTAAGTGAAATTCAGCAATTGGAATCAGAAACGATAAACACCTGAATGGCATTTTACTGCTGAAtagtttttttctgatgttctcCAGCATGCTCTTCTCTGAGTAGGGTCATGCTTGATGGGCAGTTGATGTCTAACTTTGGCTGGCTAAATGGTTGCAACCTGGGGGAAGCGGTGCAAACATTACCCCTCTGGTTTCACGGGGAGGTTTGGCAACGTGATGCGGGAATCGGAGTCACCCCGCCAGCCCCATGGCCCCTCAGCACTggcacagctgagctgctgctctcctgccccacTCCCACACatggctcctctctccccacactGCAGATGCTGGGGGGCAGCAGCTCAACACTACTTGCGTTGCAGGGAGAGTCCTACGTGTGGGTGAGAAAATTAGCTAATGATCCAAAAATGCACTTTTCCTTTTAAGAGCTTGCAgttgctaaatatttttcagcatagTGACACTGCTTGTGTTTTGATAAGTCTTTagtttttgaggtttttttttttaggtggttttttttttttttttttttttttgaatggaaGCTTTTTTAAATGAGGCGGGGCATTTATCTGTGGGATCAGAGTGGCCAAACAAACATGCAGTGTGATACTGCAATAGCCAGTCTCACTTGCCCCATACCAGCTTGCCTTGTTGTCTTGTACACAAACATAGGGTAAATCATCCACTGACTCCTAGCAGGAGGGTGCAGCCCTTTGCATGGCCCTTCAAAGAGTGCAGCAGTTTTCAGCCTTGCAGAGTTGCTGGAAACATGGTGGCCTGCACGAGGGAAAACTCAAAAGCTGATTAAAGCTGCCACCTCACCTGCCACCTCACCACATTTGTGCTGCAGCCCCTGTTCCTTCCCACTGCACTTCACTCCTCCAACAGCACTAACATTTCAGCTCTCTGGTGGCCGCTAACTTATGCACCCAGCAGGCAGGCACGGCGGGTGGCACCCAAACCATCCCCTCCTATCTCCCTTACCTCCTTCTAGCTTTCTACAGTGTCTCTTCTTATCTCCTCCCCATTGCCATCACCCAAGCCCCACACCCACACTCACTGCTGCCCCTGCTTTGCCCTTCTTATCTGCCCTCCCACGGCCCCCCCGTGACCCACCACGCTTGTCATCTCTGCGTGCTGCACACTGGGGTGTAAATGTAATGTTGGGGTGCTGAATATTGAAAGGTGCCGCAGTTAAAATCATCACACAGGACCTACCTCTTTGTGAAAAGGATAAGTAAGCCCCAAGTAAGCGTATAATGCCATTatacttaaatgaaaaaaagcaccACAGATTCTTCAGCAGGGCTGGTATTTATCAGCATGGGACCGGTTAATCTGGAAGGTTTCAATAAGGGATTATATAGTATTTCTTTTGCTATGTGTTTGTCACTATTATGAAGTACGTCTCAGGAAAGCAGTGGGCTGTAAACTTGGATCTCACTGTGGGAGTTGGGGGGGCAAAGGACTCTGAAGGCAACATCGTCGATCATTTCTTCTCAGACAACACTAACCACTTCACACTCATGCAGCTTAAAAGGGAAAGACTGACGCTGCTAATGCTAATTGAGGCTGTGTAATGACAGAGAGTGACTCAGCTTGAATTGAATCCCAGGTTGGCTGATGTCCTTTGGTGCGCACAGGTCTGGCTTTTCACTGCTGAGTGTCCTGGGGTGCCCACACACCCCCTGTGCGAGGTGGGTCACAGGAGTTGGGGGGAGTGGTAATGCACAGCTGCCATTTCAGCTTTACAATTTTGGGGCAATAAAGCCACATGTGTAACCTCTTCCCTGGCTCTTTCTCCAGGGCCGCTGTCCTTGATGCAGTTGTGTCGCCTGTGCATCAGGAGGTGCTTTGGACACAAGCAGCATCAAAAAATAGCTGAACTTCTTCTCCCGGATGAGCTGAAACATTTCCTTCTCCACGTTTAAGCCTTTCATGTTCAAAATGGTGCCTTTAATAACACATCAAGGTTCGTTGAGGAAAGACTCTTCTCATCAGTAGTGTTGCTAATGCCTGTAATGTTAATTTATAATAGTTGCTGGTCCCTAGTAAAGCTCTGGGTCCAAGAAGCACAAGACCAACTTGCTCAGTCCTCACTGCCACCACCCCTGGCAAATCCatcatttggaaaggaaaaattctgcATGGTTGCATGGTGAAGTTTGAACATGTGACTCAAGAGCCCCCTAGAAAGTGTAGAAAATGAACACAGTGTTGTAAAATAGATCTCTTGATTCTCTCTATCCTGGCACATTTTCAGAGGGCTCATGGTTGACAGCCCCTTACAAAGGAAACGTTTATCCCAGCCCAGCACTAACAACATTTCACGTATGTATTAAGGATACTAAGGGTAGCTATACTTTCTCTGTAAACAGTGCTCATGTGCCTGTCATCTGTGAGGGCTGTACCCACAACACTGTACAGATAAGGAAAGGGAACCCAACTAAACCTAGTCACAAAGCAAGAGAAGCCCTCTGGCAGATGTTATTTATTTGCTAAGTATATCACACTGCGGATAGATGAGCACCAACCCACAATCATCTGCATTTAGGCCAACATCTGAACACGTGTTTCTGCCGTGACATCAAGTAGGTCACTGCTGATGGCAGCTCCCTACAGTGCAATAATAGTAGGGGGAAAGTTCGGAATCATCCATTAAAATCACTTATTCCTGATGCTTTGAGCTATAAGGGAGCTACACTTCAGTACTACATATTTTCTCCTTGTAGCATATTATTTTATAAGGACAGAGGTTAACA
Encoded here:
- the ASB9 gene encoding ankyrin repeat and SOCS box protein 9, which gives rise to MDDEGTNQNSSKSQGAGGQASAMSLSNPLMRDFVSDWSPLHDASIRGSLLTLKKLIKQGSDVNLVTADQVSPLHEACLGGHAACASVLLKHGAQVNGVTVDWHTPLFSACVSGSVACLNLLLEHGASLHPPCDLASPIHEAAKRGHVQCVEFLASRGVNIDQNIKHLGTPLYVACENQQVSCAKKLLESGANVNSGKGLDSPLHVAARNCSVELVTLLIDFGADIWVKNAESKRPMELVPPGSPVGQLFLQKEGPLSLMQLCRLCIRRCFGHKQHQKIAELLLPDELKHFLLHV